A genomic window from Gambusia affinis linkage group LG16, SWU_Gaff_1.0, whole genome shotgun sequence includes:
- the LOC122845901 gene encoding LOW QUALITY PROTEIN: cannabinoid receptor type 1B-like (The sequence of the model RefSeq protein was modified relative to this genomic sequence to represent the inferred CDS: inserted 1 base in 1 codon) produces MKLAAHRVAGTAMSALTTGVQYLGSNDASYDDLSVDSGQSKNSFVLGSKEVIFSAIAPVFPTNISGLALGNATAVESVDAPQCAENLADNLECFMILTPSQQLAIVILALTLGTFTVLENFMVLCVILHSQTLRSRPSYHFIGSLAVADLIGSIIFVYSFLDFHVLHRKDSPNVFLFKLAGVIASFTASVGSLFLTAIDRYISIHRPMAYKRIVTKTKAVIAFSMMWTISIVISLLPLLGWNCKRLGSVCSDIFPLIDRRYLMFWIGITSVLVLFIIYAYMFILWKSHHHAVRMLSRTSQRSVIIYTAEGAKVQTXPEQARMDLRLAKTLVMILVALIICWGPLLAIMVYDLFGKVDDFIKTVFAFCSMLCLLNSTVNPVIYAMRSKDLRRAFRNICRMWRGGSQTLDSSAESDWTSRSMRAAAAAAAAAGRAERKRGRREKTETKVSQVRVSGGTESSTAQPV; encoded by the exons ATGAAGCTGGCTGCGCACCGGGTGGCTGGCACGGCTATGAGCGCGCTCACGACAGGTGTGCAGTACCTGGGCTCCAACGACGCCAGCTACGATGACCTCTCAGTCGACTCCGGCCAATCGAAGAACAGCTTCGTCCTTGGAAGTAAGGAGGTGATTTTCAGCGCCATTGCTCCGGTTTTTCCCACCAACATCTCGGGATTAGCGCTGGGTAACGCCACCGCTGTGGAGAGCGTCGATGCGCCGCAGTGTGCGGAGAACTTAGCGGACAATCTTGAGTGCTTCATGATCCTCACCCCTAGTCAGCAGCTTGCAATCGTCATCTTGGCGCTCACTCTGGGTACCTTCACCGTGTTGGAGAACTTCATGGTTCTGTGTGTGATCCTTCACTCCCAAACGCTTCGATCTCGACCTTCTTACCACTTCATCGGCAGCCTGGCTGTGGCCGACCTCATTGGAAGCATCATTTTCGTCTACAGCTTCTTGGACTTCCATGTTCTCCACAGGAAGGACAGCCCCAACGTTTTCCTCTTCAAGCTGGCCGGAGTCATCGCCTCCTTCACGGCCTCCGTCGGGAGTCTCTTCCTCACCGCCATTGACCGCTACATCTCCATCCACAGGCCAATGGCGTACAAGCGTATCGTCACCAAGACGAAGGCGGTGATCGCCTTCAGCATGATGTGGACCATCTCCATCGTCATCTCGTTGCTGCCGCTGCTCGGCTGGAACTGCAAGCGGCTCGGCTCCGTCTGCTCGGACATTTTCCCGCTGATTGACCGGAGGTACCTCATGTTCTGGATTGGGATAACGAGCGTCTTGGTGTTGTTCATCATCTACGCCTACATGTTCATCCTCTGGAAGTCGCACCACCACGCCGTCCGCATGCTGAGCCGGACCTCCCAGAGGAGCGTGATCATCTACACCGCAGAAGGCGCCAAAGTGCAAA GGCCCGAGCAAGCCCGGATGGACCTCCGCCTGGCCAAAACCTTGGTCATGATCCTGGTGGCCCTCATCATCTGCTGGGGCCCGCTACTTGCCATCATGGTTTACGACCTCTTCGGTAAGGTGGACGACTTCATCAAGACCGTGTTCGCCTTCTGCAGCATGCTGTGTCTGCTCAACTCCACTGTGAACCCCGTGATCTACGCCATGAGGAGCAAAGACCTGCGCAGGGCCTTCCGCAACATCTGCCGCATGTGGCGCGGAGGCTCCCAGACCCTGGACAGCAGCGCCGAGAGCGACTGGACCAGCAGGAGCATGAGAGCAGCTGCCGCGGCGGCGGCCGCAGCTGGCAGGGCAGAGAGAAAACGCGGCCGCCGTGAGAAAACTGAAACGAAAGTATCTCAGGTTAGAGTTTCTGGAGGCACGGAGTCTTCTACCGCACAGCCCGTCTGA